Proteins found in one Methanobrevibacter arboriphilus JCM 13429 = DSM 1125 genomic segment:
- a CDS encoding NfeD family protein: MITFSLEFWIVLAAICLLLELITTGFYLMSVGVGGIAAAIANYLGFDPIMQLVFFAIFTIIFLIISRPLARKLTKGSPSKKATTDRFIGQKGLVTEAIDPENTGMIKISGELWRAISDENIDVGEEVVVEKIKGVRLIVRKKE; this comes from the coding sequence ATGATAACATTTTCATTAGAATTTTGGATAGTATTGGCAGCGATATGTTTATTACTAGAACTAATTACTACTGGGTTTTACTTAATGTCAGTAGGAGTTGGAGGGATCGCAGCAGCAATTGCAAATTATCTTGGATTTGATCCAATTATGCAGCTAGTCTTCTTTGCAATATTTACAATCATATTTTTAATTATATCAAGACCTCTTGCTAGAAAATTAACAAAAGGATCACCATCTAAAAAAGCCACTACAGACCGTTTTATTGGACAAAAAGGATTAGTAACTGAAGCTATTGATCCTGAAAATACAGGAATGATAAAAATTTCTGGAGAACTTTGGAGAGCTATATCTGACGAGAATATTGATGTTGGAGAAGAAGTAGTTGTTGAAAAAATTAAAGGAGTTCGACTAATAGTGCGAAAAAAAGAATAA
- a CDS encoding ATP-dependent helicase — MIKKQTENYSKKEIYKILHPWVKEWFDNEFEDFTPSQKQAIVDIHKRNNVLVSSPTGSGKTLTAFLSVISELTSLAEKKELEDKVYCIYISPLKALDNDIEKNLEEPLKKIEEIAIKNGATYKKTPKKTEKGLGIRKAVRTGDTSQYERSKMLKKPPHILITTPETLAILLVAPKFREKLSNVKYVIIDEIHSLAENKRGVHLSLSLERLQHLIGGYTRIGLSATVSPLEKIANFLVGYEYGIERDCLIVDVNYLKELDMEVLSPVDDIVVADAEETRLAMYNLVDDLIMEHKTTLIFTNTRRGTESLVYNLKKMFSENYNSNNIMAHHSSLSKEIRLQAEDKLKEGKLKAVVSSTSLELGIDIGYIDLVILINSPKSVSRALQRIGRSGHRLHEKSKGRIIVTDRDDLVECSVLLKNAKEGRIDKIKIPHNALDVLAQHIYGMSIENPWDIDYAYDVIKKSYCYKDLSRDDYEDVLSYLAGEYGELEERYVYAKIWIDYKKKQFGKRGRLARMLYSTNVGTIPDSSGVAVKCDGEVIGRIEQDFMEKLKKGDTFVLGGGIYRFNYGRGMTINVSPASGPPTIPSWFSEQLPLAFDLALDIQRFRAIMDGKFEYKRSKDEILSFLDEYLYVDDFAANSIYEYFKEQYLYAQIPSNKKLLIEYYSGFGGRKFLIFHSLFGRQVNDALSRAIAYIIAKKSNIDITISISDNGFYLSSDKKMGGFEAFKKLSSENLRNILIQAISKTETLASRFRHCAGRSLMTLRRYKGHDKSVGRQQVRGKILLKFVEDMDDNFSILKEARREVIEDFMDVKNATRVLQWIESGQLEIKTINTVIPSPFAFNLVSQGYLDVLTQTDKAEFSKRMHKAILEKIKDKLKEEYY, encoded by the coding sequence TGGATATTCATAAAAGAAACAATGTACTTGTTTCATCACCAACAGGATCTGGAAAAACATTAACAGCATTTCTATCAGTTATCAGCGAACTAACAAGCCTTGCAGAAAAAAAAGAACTTGAAGATAAAGTTTACTGCATATATATCTCACCTCTCAAAGCATTAGATAATGATATTGAGAAAAACTTAGAAGAACCTCTAAAAAAAATAGAAGAAATAGCTATAAAAAATGGAGCAACTTACAAAAAAACTCCTAAAAAAACCGAAAAAGGTCTTGGAATAAGAAAAGCTGTTAGAACTGGAGATACAAGTCAATATGAAAGATCAAAGATGTTAAAAAAACCTCCACACATCTTGATTACAACACCTGAAACATTAGCTATTCTGCTTGTAGCACCAAAGTTTAGAGAAAAGCTGAGTAATGTTAAATATGTTATTATCGATGAAATTCACTCATTAGCTGAAAACAAAAGAGGAGTTCATCTTAGTTTATCACTTGAGAGATTACAGCATTTAATAGGAGGTTATACAAGAATTGGACTTTCTGCTACAGTTTCACCACTTGAAAAGATAGCTAACTTCTTAGTTGGATATGAATATGGAATAGAAAGAGATTGTCTTATTGTTGATGTTAATTACTTAAAAGAGTTAGATATGGAAGTGTTAAGTCCAGTAGATGATATTGTAGTTGCAGATGCAGAAGAAACAAGACTTGCAATGTATAATCTTGTTGATGATTTAATAATGGAACATAAAACAACTCTTATTTTTACAAACACTCGGCGAGGAACAGAAAGTCTTGTTTATAATCTTAAAAAGATGTTTTCTGAAAATTATAACTCCAATAATATAATGGCACATCATTCTTCTCTTTCAAAAGAAATTCGTCTACAGGCAGAGGATAAACTAAAAGAAGGTAAGCTTAAAGCTGTTGTTTCATCAACATCCCTTGAACTTGGAATTGATATTGGTTATATCGACTTAGTTATACTTATAAACTCTCCAAAATCTGTATCCCGAGCACTTCAAAGAATTGGAAGGAGTGGGCATAGATTACATGAAAAGTCTAAGGGCAGAATTATTGTTACTGATAGAGATGATCTTGTTGAATGCTCTGTTCTTCTTAAAAATGCTAAAGAAGGAAGAATTGATAAAATCAAAATCCCTCATAATGCTCTTGATGTATTAGCTCAACATATTTATGGTATGAGTATTGAAAATCCGTGGGATATTGATTATGCATATGATGTAATTAAAAAAAGCTATTGTTATAAGGATTTAAGTCGTGATGATTATGAAGATGTTTTAAGCTATCTTGCAGGTGAATATGGGGAGTTGGAAGAGAGATATGTTTATGCTAAAATCTGGATTGACTATAAAAAAAAGCAATTTGGTAAAAGAGGAAGATTAGCTAGAATGTTATACTCTACCAATGTTGGAACAATACCTGATAGTAGTGGTGTTGCTGTAAAGTGTGATGGTGAAGTTATAGGGAGAATTGAACAAGATTTCATGGAAAAACTTAAAAAAGGAGATACATTTGTTCTTGGAGGAGGAATATATAGATTTAATTATGGTAGGGGAATGACCATCAATGTTTCACCAGCCAGTGGACCTCCAACAATACCTTCTTGGTTTTCAGAGCAACTTCCATTAGCATTTGACCTTGCCCTTGATATTCAAAGGTTTAGAGCTATAATGGATGGAAAATTTGAATATAAACGATCAAAAGATGAAATTTTATCTTTTTTAGATGAATATCTTTATGTTGATGATTTTGCAGCTAATTCTATATATGAATATTTTAAAGAACAGTATCTTTATGCTCAAATTCCAAGTAACAAAAAATTATTGATTGAATATTATAGTGGTTTTGGTGGAAGAAAGTTCCTTATATTCCATTCACTTTTTGGTAGACAAGTAAATGATGCACTCTCTCGTGCAATAGCATACATTATAGCTAAAAAAAGTAATATTGATATTACAATATCTATATCAGACAATGGATTTTATCTAAGTTCAGACAAAAAAATGGGAGGATTTGAAGCATTTAAAAAACTAAGCTCAGAAAACCTAAGAAATATTCTTATACAAGCTATTAGTAAAACTGAAACTTTAGCTAGTCGTTTTAGACACTGTGCAGGAAGGTCTTTAATGACTCTTAGAAGATATAAAGGACATGATAAATCTGTTGGAAGACAACAAGTAAGAGGTAAGATTCTTCTTAAATTCGTAGAAGACATGGACGATAACTTTTCAATTCTTAAAGAAGCTAGAAGAGAAGTTATTGAAGATTTTATGGATGTTAAAAATGCAACAAGAGTTCTTCAATGGATAGAAAGCGGACAATTAGAAATAAAAACAATTAACACAGTAATCCCCTCCCCATTTGCATTTAATCTTGTTTCACAAGGATATTTAGATGTTTTAACACAGACAGACAAGGCAGAATTTTCAAAAAGAATGCACAAAGCTATTTTAGAAAAGATCAAAGACAAATTAAAAGAAGAATATTACTAA
- a CDS encoding flavodoxin family protein, whose amino-acid sequence MNILITYYSRTNITEKVANKLKKELDCDLEEIIDKKNRSGPISYLISGFQAARSVPADIKEIEKKPENYDLVIIGTPVWAGTMSTPILAYLKENKEKFNNIAFFCTCGGNEGNTFENMEKLVSRKPLKTLSLNKKDLEASYETKIHEFAENIKNNI is encoded by the coding sequence ATGAATATTTTAATAACCTATTACTCAAGAACCAATATAACAGAAAAAGTTGCTAATAAATTAAAAAAAGAGTTAGACTGTGATTTAGAAGAAATTATTGATAAAAAAAATCGTTCAGGCCCTATTTCTTATTTAATATCTGGTTTTCAGGCTGCGAGGAGTGTTCCAGCAGATATAAAAGAAATAGAAAAAAAGCCTGAAAACTATGATTTAGTAATAATTGGAACTCCTGTTTGGGCAGGCACAATGTCAACTCCGATTTTAGCCTATTTAAAAGAAAATAAAGAAAAATTTAATAACATTGCTTTTTTCTGTACATGTGGTGGAAACGAAGGAAACACTTTTGAGAATATGGAAAAACTAGTATCTAGAAAACCTTTAAAAACACTTTCTCTAAATAAAAAGGATTTAGAAGCTTCATATGAAACAAAGATACATGAGTTTGCTGAAAATATTAAAAATAATATTTAA
- a CDS encoding SPFH domain-containing protein, whose amino-acid sequence MDYLIIVIILILIVFVLAFKSVKILRPYEKAVVERFGKYQRTVESGLVFLIPFIESIRKVDLREQVVDVPPQEVITKDNTVVIVDCVIFYEVTDPFNAVYNVVNFYQAITKLAQTNLRNIIGDLELDQTLTSREMINTHLREVLDEATDKWGTRVVRVEIQRIEPPKDIVDAMSKQMKAERMKRAAILEAEGYKQSEIKRAEGDKQAAILEAEGQAEAIKKVADAQKYEEIAIAEGQAEATVDVYDAIHKGNPTNDLIAIKYLEALEKVADGNSTKIFLPAEMSGILGSIGGIAELFNDKDINKKEKISKKDKDPKIDRIMKKVEEQSKKAKKSMD is encoded by the coding sequence ATGGATTATCTAATAATAGTTATTATATTAATACTCATAGTATTTGTCCTAGCATTTAAATCAGTTAAAATATTAAGACCCTATGAAAAAGCTGTAGTTGAACGATTTGGTAAATACCAAAGAACTGTGGAAAGTGGACTAGTATTTTTAATACCCTTTATTGAATCTATAAGAAAAGTAGATCTTCGTGAACAAGTAGTAGATGTCCCTCCACAAGAAGTTATTACAAAAGATAACACAGTAGTTATAGTAGATTGTGTTATATTTTATGAAGTAACCGATCCTTTTAATGCGGTTTATAATGTTGTAAACTTCTATCAAGCTATAACAAAATTAGCTCAAACAAACCTTAGAAATATTATAGGGGATCTTGAACTTGATCAAACACTTACTTCAAGAGAAATGATAAACACACATCTCCGTGAAGTTCTTGATGAAGCAACAGATAAATGGGGAACAAGAGTTGTTAGAGTAGAAATTCAAAGAATTGAGCCTCCAAAAGACATTGTAGATGCAATGAGTAAACAAATGAAAGCTGAAAGGATGAAGCGTGCTGCAATTCTTGAAGCAGAAGGTTATAAACAATCTGAAATTAAAAGGGCTGAAGGAGACAAGCAAGCAGCTATTCTTGAAGCAGAAGGACAAGCAGAAGCCATTAAAAAAGTAGCTGATGCACAAAAATATGAAGAAATAGCTATTGCAGAAGGACAAGCAGAAGCTACAGTAGATGTTTATGATGCAATCCACAAAGGAAATCCTACAAATGATTTAATAGCAATTAAATATTTAGAAGCTCTTGAAAAAGTAGCTGATGGAAACTCTACAAAAATATTCCTCCCTGCAGAAATGTCTGGAATACTTGGTTCTATTGGTGGAATTGCAGAATTATTTAATGATAAAGATATTAATAAAAAAGAAAAAATTTCTAAAAAAGATAAAGACCCTAAGATTGATAGAATTATGAAAAAAGTTGAAGAACAATCCAAAAAAGCTAAAAAATCTATGGACTAA